A stretch of DNA from Thiothrix subterranea:
TGCGCCCTGATTTTCTACTAGTAAGCCTTGCGCCTGTAACTCGCTGACAATATTAGCTAAATCGGCGTTGTAGGCACTTTCCGGCATCACATCCGCACGGGTCAGGGAAACACCCAAACGTTCGTAAACCTCTTCGCAATGGTGCAAGGAAATGTCGATGAATTGCTGCCACAGCGCGTGACATTCTGCATCACCGGCTTGCAGTTTCACCACGTAATCACGCGCCGCATCGGCAAAAGCGGGTTCAGCATCGAAACGCTGTTTGGCTTCGCGGTAGAAGGTTTCGAGGTCGGCAAGTTGGGGTGCGACACCGCTCACCCCGCCGTTTTGCTCGGCAATGCTGACCATGTGCGCGATCAGCATCCCGAATTGTGTACCCCAGTCACCGACGTGGTTTTGGCGAATAACCTTGTGTCCCTGGAATTCGAGGACGCGGGCAACGGCATCACCGATGATGGTGGAGCGCAAATGTCCAACGTGCATTTCCTTGGCGAGATTCGGCCCCGAATAATCGACCACGATGGTTTGTGAAGAGGGCGAATGCCATTCGCCCCTACCATCCCCCGTAGGGGCGAATGGCATTCGCCCTCCCAATGCTTCTGATAACCACTTATTTTTCAAATAGATATTGATAAAACCGGGGCCTGCAACTTCGAGTTTGTCGGCGAGATCAGACAAATCCAGCACTTCCAACAAGCGCGTTGCCAGTTCTCGCGGGTTGGTTTTCAACTGCTTGGCGGCTGCCATCACGCCGTTAGCTTGGTAGTTGCCGAATTCGGGGCGGGCGGAGGGTTTCACAATGGCGGTCACGGTATCAGGTGCGCCGAGTGTGTGCAGCGCGGCGGTAATGCGGTCATCAAGCAGTTGGCGAATATTCATCAGACTCTTCGGGTGTGGGCAAAAAGGGGATTTTAGGCGGGTTGCGGGGTAGAATCCACTTTCTACAAGAGGATTCTCACGATTGAAGGATTAGTAGGATGGGACGGTTGACATTGGTGGATGGGCGCGTGCTGGATTATCAGGTACGGCAATCAGCGCGAGCGAAATACATGCGGATGAACCTGTCGGCTGACAAGGGGTTGGTGGTGACACAGCCGGTCGGGGTGGGTGAGCAACAGTTACGTGACTGGATTCATGGCAAACTGGACTGGATTACTGACAACCTGCCCAAGGTGGAACGTTATACCGCACCCCTGATGGATGCGCCTGCCCTGCCTGAATACCTTGAGTTTCCGGTCACGGGCGAACGTTTCCGGCTGGTGTATACACCCACCTCGCGCCACAATATTGCGGCGGATATTGGGGATGATGGCACGCTGACCCTTTCCGGCGCGGTTGGCAACCCAGAACATTGCCGTTACGTGCTGCGTGAGTGGACGAAAAACTACGCCCGCTACCATCTGGGGCAGATGCTGCAACAACTGGCGACGCAGACCGGTCTGGGTTACGTCAGTTACAGTGTGAAGGGGCAGGAAACGCGCTGGGGAAGCTGTTCCACCCGTGGCAATATCAACCTCAACTACAAGCTGGTGCTGCTGCCGGTGGAATGGGTGCGTTACACCCTGATTCATGAACTTTGCCATACCGTGGAAATGAACCATTCCACGCGGTTTTGGGCGCTGGTGGCGAAGTTTGCGCCGGACTACAAGGCGATCCACGCGCAGATGAAGGGCGCAATGCAATACCTGCCGGACTGGACGAAGGGCGGCTGAGGCTTACAGCGGGCGTTTGTTGCCGTCTGCGTCGATGGCGACGTAGGTGAAATCGGCCTCGGTCACTTGCCAGCGCAGTTCGGTTTCGCTGCCGTGCCACAGCGGTTTGACCCACACTTGCAGGTGCAAGGTGATG
This window harbors:
- the argS gene encoding arginine--tRNA ligase; the protein is MNIRQLLDDRITAALHTLGAPDTVTAIVKPSARPEFGNYQANGVMAAAKQLKTNPRELATRLLEVLDLSDLADKLEVAGPGFINIYLKNKWLSEALGGRMPFAPTGDGRGEWHSPSSQTIVVDYSGPNLAKEMHVGHLRSTIIGDAVARVLEFQGHKVIRQNHVGDWGTQFGMLIAHMVSIAEQNGGVSGVAPQLADLETFYREAKQRFDAEPAFADAARDYVVKLQAGDAECHALWQQFIDISLHHCEEVYERLGVSLTRADVMPESAYNADLANIVSELQAQGLLVENQGAQCAFLDEFKNKDGSITPIIVQKTGGGYLYATTDLAALRYRSGVLNIDRSLYFTDARQALHFQQVFLLARKAGFVREGVALEHMPFGNMQGEDGKPFKTRTGGTVKLVDLLVEAEERAFTLVTAKNPELGEAERHDIARTVGIGAVKYADLSKNRNSDYIFNWETMLSFEGNTAPYLQYAYARIKSIFRRAGVDAEAISSSISLHEIAERTLAMKLLQFTEATDSVAKEGLPNHLCTYLYELAGNFMSFYEACPILKDGVAEDVRNSRLQLANLTAQTLQTGLGLLGIGVLERM
- a CDS encoding M48 family metallopeptidase, encoding MGRLTLVDGRVLDYQVRQSARAKYMRMNLSADKGLVVTQPVGVGEQQLRDWIHGKLDWITDNLPKVERYTAPLMDAPALPEYLEFPVTGERFRLVYTPTSRHNIAADIGDDGTLTLSGAVGNPEHCRYVLREWTKNYARYHLGQMLQQLATQTGLGYVSYSVKGQETRWGSCSTRGNINLNYKLVLLPVEWVRYTLIHELCHTVEMNHSTRFWALVAKFAPDYKAIHAQMKGAMQYLPDWTKGG